TGGTGGTCATTTCAAGTCCTTCTGTGGAGAGGTGAAGCTTCGTTACGCGGCGACGCGAGCCACGATCGCGTCACCGACCTCGGATGTCGTGCGATGCGCCGAACCCCGATCGGCAAGGTCGCCGAGCACGGCCGCGTTCACGCGTGCCGCGGCATCCGTCAACCCGAAGTGGCTGAGCATCAGCGCGACGGACAGGATCGCCGCTGTGGGGTCGGCCTTCTGCTGTCCGGCAATGTCCGGGGCCGATCCGTGAACCGGTTCGAACATGCTGGGGAAGACGCCATCCGGGTTGATATTGCCCGAGGCCGCTAGCCCGATGCCGCCGCTGATTGCGGCCGCGAGGTCGGTCAGAATGTCGCCGAAGAGGTTGTCCGTGACGATGACGTCAAATCTAGCAGGATTCGTGACGAAGAAGATCGTGGCGGCGTCGACATGCAGATAGTCGACGGTGACCTGCGGAAACTCGGTTGCGACGGAGTCGACGACGCGCTTCCACAGCGCACCGGCGTTGACGAGCACGTTGGTCTTGTGCACGAGAGTCAGCTTGTTGCGCCGTGCTGCCGCCTGAGCGAAGGCGAACCGCACGACGCGCTCGACTCCGAATGCCGTGTTCACAGAAACCTCGTTGGCGATCTCCTGCGGCGTTCCGACGCGGATGGCACCGCCGTTGCCCACATACGGCCCCTCCGTGCCCTCGCGCACCACGACGAAGTCGACTTCGCCAGGATTGGCCAGCGGGCTGGACACCCCGGGGAAGATCGTGGTCGGGCGCAGATTCACGTATTGGTCAAGGCTGAAGCGCAGCTTGAGCAGCAGCCCGCGCTCGATGTTGGCATCCTTCAGCCGCGGGTCGCCAGGCAGCCCGCCCACCGCGCCGAGCAGAATCGCGTCGTGCTCTCGAATCGACGCGAGGTCTTCATCGGTCAATACTTCGCCGGTCTCGAGAAACCGAGCTGCGCCGAGCGTGAATTCTGTCTTGTCAAACGTTACAGACTCGGATTCCGTCGCAGCGTCAAGCACCTTGACCGCTTCGTCGATTACCTCTGGGCCGATGCCGTCTCCAGGGATGACGGCGAGTTTGATGGTGCGGGACATACGACTCCAGGGCTAGAAATGTGCGGACTACTGCCAGATTACTCGCGTAGCAGTTCTGCTCTGGCCGTGCCGAGCCCGCCGGTCTATGCTGGCGGCATCCTGGAACGGCAAAAGGCCCTCAACGACAGGGCCTTGAATAACGGGAGGCACAGACGATGAGTCTCGGCGCGGGCATCTTCCTCTTTGTGATCGGCGCTATTCTCGCGTTCGCGGTCAACGTCACTCCGGCCTGGATCGATCTCCAGCTGGTCGGCTGGATTCTGATGGGGGCAGGAGTGCTCGTCATCATCATCGGAATCGTTTTGCTCGCCCAGAAGCGGAGGAGTGTCGTGACCCGGCGCACCGGTATCGACCCCGCGACCGGGCAACGCTATGACACGACGGAACGCCGCGACGACGTTTAGTCCAGCACCCTGTCCGGCCGGACTGCGTCCGTCTTCTTGCTGGCCGACCGTTCGCGCCGCAGCGTCACGGCGGCCAGCACCGCCGCCAGCAGCACCAAGCCAGCACCGATCCCCGCGGTCAGCGCGACGCCGCTGTCGAAGGCGTGCCGCGCCGAGGCCATCAGCGCATCCGCCTGGAGCGACGGAAGCGTCTTCGCAACCGCAGCGGCTCCACCGATCGTCTCCCCCGCGGCATCCGCCTGGGCCGGCGTCAGACCGAAGGGCAGCACCACAGCGGCGCGGTAGCTCGCCGTGATGATCGTGCCGAGGATAGCCATGCCGAGCACGGCGCCGAGTTCGTACGCGGTCTCGGACACAGCGGATGCGGCACCCGCCTTGTCCGCGGGTGCCGTTGCGATGATCAGTTCGTTCGAGACCGTCTCGGCGGCACCGATCCCGATGCCCAGGGCGATGAACGCGATGATGAACGCGCCGGCGCTCAGCCCGTTACCGAGCACCGCGATCATCGTGTAACCGGAGGCGGAGAGCATGAGGCCGATGGGGATAACGATGCTCGGGCGCGTGCGGCGGGCGATCGGCACAACGGCCAGGCCCGCGATGATCATCGCGACGAGCCCCGGTAAAAGGGTCAATGCCGCCTCAATGGGGTCTTGACCGAGCACCAGCTGCAGATGCTGAGAAATGAAGAACAGGCCGCCGACGAGCGCGATCACGCTGAGCAGGTTCACCCCGACTGCACCGCTGAACGCAGGCCGCGTGAACAGCCGCACGTCGAGCATCGGGTTCCTGCGCCGCAACTGGCGTCGCACGAACAGCAGACCGCTCGCAGCCCCGATGGCAACCGCCATGACACCGATGACGACGTTGCCGCCGTTGGCGAGCGACTTGATGCCGAAGACCAGTGGCGCCATCGCCGCCAGCGACAGCAGGATGCTGAGCAGATCGATCGTTCCCGGATTCGGGTCGCGCGACTCAGGGATCAGGAGCGGCACGAGAATCAGCAACGGAATCAGCACGGGCACCGCGATCAGGAAGACGGACCCCCACCAGAAGTGCGCGAGCAGGAGCCCGCCGACGATCGGGCCGAGCGCTGAGCCGGCAGCGAACCCGGTCGCCCAAACCGCGATGGCCATTCGGCGCTGATCCCGGTCGAGAAACACCGAGCGCAGCAGCGAGAGCGTCGACGGCATCAACATGGCGCCGAAGAACCCGAGGGCTGCCCGTGCGGCGATCAGCGCTTCTGCCGTCGATGAGAATGCCGCAACGATCGACATCGCGACGAAACCGACCGAGCCGATCACGAGAAGCTTGCGCCGGCCGATTCGGTCTGCCAGGCTGCCCATCGCCACCAAGAGCCCCGCCAACACCAGCGGGTAGATGTCGATGATCCAGAGCAGCGCGACACCGGTCGGCTCCAGGGCTTCTGAGATCGCCGGAAGCGCGAAGTTCAAAACCGTGTTGTCGACGGAGACCAGGAGCACCGGCAGCATGAGCACGCCGAGAGCAGCCCATTGGCGTGCCCCAGCACGGGCGGGCAGCGTCGAGGTTGCCAGGGCCTCTGCGGTCGTCAAGGTGGGCTCTGCTTTCTGTGGGTCGCCGGAATCTGTATTGTTAGATGCTATACCGTCCAGACGGTATAGTACCAGCTATGACTCTGGAACGCGCTGAGTACGATGAGGGCGTGGCCTCCCCCGCTCCGACCCGTGAGCGCATCCTTGATGCGTTCGAACTGCTGCTCATCGACGACGGCGAACGCGCAGCGACCCTCGAGGCTGTAGCGAGTAATGCCGGCGTGTCCAAGGGCGGACTGCTCTACCACTTCGCGTCGAAGGATGCGTTGATCCAGGGACTGATAGAACGTTTGCGGGTG
The Rathayibacter sp. SW19 DNA segment above includes these coding regions:
- a CDS encoding MFS transporter, coding for MTTAEALATSTLPARAGARQWAALGVLMLPVLLVSVDNTVLNFALPAISEALEPTGVALLWIIDIYPLVLAGLLVAMGSLADRIGRRKLLVIGSVGFVAMSIVAAFSSTAEALIAARAALGFFGAMLMPSTLSLLRSVFLDRDQRRMAIAVWATGFAAGSALGPIVGGLLLAHFWWGSVFLIAVPVLIPLLILVPLLIPESRDPNPGTIDLLSILLSLAAMAPLVFGIKSLANGGNVVIGVMAVAIGAASGLLFVRRQLRRRNPMLDVRLFTRPAFSGAVGVNLLSVIALVGGLFFISQHLQLVLGQDPIEAALTLLPGLVAMIIAGLAVVPIARRTRPSIVIPIGLMLSASGYTMIAVLGNGLSAGAFIIAFIALGIGIGAAETVSNELIIATAPADKAGAASAVSETAYELGAVLGMAILGTIITASYRAAVVLPFGLTPAQADAAGETIGGAAAVAKTLPSLQADALMASARHAFDSGVALTAGIGAGLVLLAAVLAAVTLRRERSASKKTDAVRPDRVLD
- a CDS encoding DUF6458 family protein, with protein sequence MSLGAGIFLFVIGAILAFAVNVTPAWIDLQLVGWILMGAGVLVIIIGIVLLAQKRRSVVTRRTGIDPATGQRYDTTERRDDV
- a CDS encoding 3-isopropylmalate dehydrogenase; the encoded protein is MSRTIKLAVIPGDGIGPEVIDEAVKVLDAATESESVTFDKTEFTLGAARFLETGEVLTDEDLASIREHDAILLGAVGGLPGDPRLKDANIERGLLLKLRFSLDQYVNLRPTTIFPGVSSPLANPGEVDFVVVREGTEGPYVGNGGAIRVGTPQEIANEVSVNTAFGVERVVRFAFAQAAARRNKLTLVHKTNVLVNAGALWKRVVDSVATEFPQVTVDYLHVDAATIFFVTNPARFDVIVTDNLFGDILTDLAAAISGGIGLAASGNINPDGVFPSMFEPVHGSAPDIAGQQKADPTAAILSVALMLSHFGLTDAAARVNAAVLGDLADRGSAHRTTSEVGDAIVARVAA